The DNA segment CGGAAGGCGACCTCCTCGCCGGCGGCCTGGATCGGTGTGGTCAACAGCATCAGCGCCAGGTAGGCCACGAACTCGGGGTCGTTGCCGAACGCCGGCAGTGGTGACAGCAGGTAGGTGATCACGGTCAACACCGCATAGGCCAGCAACGACAGCCCGAAGCAGCGGCCGAGCCACCCCCAGCGAACCTTCCCGTCCACCGACATCAACCAGCCGAAACCCTGGCCGAAGAAGAGGAACTGGACCAGGGCGGCACCGCCGATCAGGGAGGCCAGGCCCAGGTTGTTCGCCGTGAACAGCGCCGGGGTCATCGTGGTGGCGATGTCCTCGAGCTGGGTACGACCGGTCGCGATGTCGATCCCGATCCCGATCAGCCCGATGCCGGTGCTGGCGATCAGCCCGAAGAGACCAAAGACGATCAGCGCCAACAGGGCCTTCCACCACTTCAGCGCCGGGGTTCGGTAGAAGGCGTAGTAGTCGCGCGGCTCAACCGGCAGGGTCGGTGGTTTCGGCCTGGGCGGCGGCGCCCAGGGGTGACCGGGGATCCCGGGTTGGCCGTAGGGCTGTCCGTACGGCAAGGGCTGCCCGTACGGCAAGGGTTGCCCGGCCGGGGGTCCGTAAGGGGCCGGCTGACCGACCGGAGGACCGTAGGGGGCCGGCTGACCGGCCGGGGGTCCGTAGGGAGCCGGCTGACCGGGCCGACCGTGCTCATGGCCGGCGGCCGTCGACGGATCCTCGGCAGGCGACCAGTGCTTGTCGGTCATGGCACCCATTCTGTCTCAGCGGTCCTGTTCGTCCCGGTCACCGGATCGCCCGGCCTGGTTTCGCCGACCCGGAGGTGGCGAGCGGGCCGGACCGAACCGTCCGACCCGGCTTCTCGCTCAGGACTGCTCGGCACCGAACCAGAGGGCGATCTCGCGGGCCGCGGATTCCTCGGAATCCGAACCGTGGACCAGGTTCTCGCGGTTGGACAGGGCCAGGTCGCCGCGGATGGTGCCCGGGGCAGCTGCGCGTCCGTCGGTGGCACCGTTGAGCAGACGTACCACCTCGATCGCCTGATCACCCGACAGCACCATGGCGATCGAGGGCCCGGAGGTGACGAACTCGCGCAGCGGCGGGTAGAAGTCGCGCTCGACATGTTCGGCGTAGTGCTGATCGGCGAGTTCGCCGGTGACCTGCCGCAGTTCCAGCTTCTCGATGCCGAGCCCCTTGGCCTCGTAGCGGCCGAGGATCTCCCCGACGAGTCCCCGCTTGACGGCATCGGGCTTGATCAAGACGAACGTGCGTTGTGTCATGGCTCCAGCCTAGAGGTGGTCGCCGGATCCGGCATCTCGGATCAGACCGCGTCGCGGGCGTTGCGCTCCAGTCGGCGGCCGAGGATCAGGCAGAGCACCCACAGGCCACCGAACAGGGCGACCATCACCCAGATCGCCGGCTGGGCGAAGCCGAGGCCGATGGAGACGATCTGGGTCAGCCAGCCCAGGACGTACCCGACCGTGCCGCGACGCAGGGTCGCTGCCGCCAACAGTGCCAGCAGGGCCACTCCCCCACCCAGTGCAGCGGCCAGGGCGATCGGCAGGCCGGCGATCCGGTCGAGCACGAAGATCGACAACCCGTAAACGATCACTTCGAAGGCGAGCACGGTGAGCAGCACCGACTGCATGGGGTTCCCGGGCTGCAACTTCATGGGGCCATGATTCCGCTCGCGTGCCCGGCGACAAAATCACCGGGCACCGCTCAGTCCTCGACCAGTTCGGCGTCGATGATCTCGGCGTCGTCCTCGTCGTCGTCGGCGACCACCTCGGTGGTGTTCGGTTCCTCGTCGACCAGCAGGGTACGGGCCTCACCCACCGCGATCACCGAGCCGGTGATCAGTACCCCGGCCTGGGCCAGTTCACCGGTGGTGTTGCTGGACTCGGCCAGGTTCACCGCCTGCTCGATCGCCAGATCCATCCGCGGCTGCACGGTGACCCGGTTGGCACCGAAGATGCCCTCGGCGATCTCGGCCAGCTCACTCGCCGGCAGTGCCCGGTCGGTGGAGGCTGCCTGGGTGAGCACCACCTCGTTCAGCTGCGGTTCGAGCTCCCGCAGGATCGCCTCGGCATCCTTGTCCCGCATCACCGCGATCACCCCGACCAGCGGGTCGAGTGCGAAGGATTCGGCCAGCCCGGCGGCCAGGGCCTTCGCACCGTGCTCGTTGTGGGCGGCATCGAGGACGATCGAGGGCGACTGCCGTACCAGCTCCAACCGGGCCGGGACGGCGACCTCGGCGAAACCGTCGGAGATGGTCTGCTCGCTCAGTTCCTTGCCGCCGAGGAAGGTCTGCACCGCGGCCAGGGCGAGGGCGGCATTGGCTGCCTGATGGGCGCCGTAGGCGGGTACGAAGAGATCGCCGATCACCCCTTGGGGCTCGTTGAGGCGTACCACCTGTCCCCCGACCGCGACCTGTCGATCCAGTACGCCGAAGTCGATCCCCTCCCGCAGGGCCGGTGCGCCGACCTCGGCGCAGCGCTCCAGCAGGACGGTGGCGGCAGCCTTCTGCTGACCGGCCAGCACGGCGGTCGATCCGGGCTTGATGATCCCCGCCTTCTCCTTGGCGATCTCGGTCACCGTGGAGCCCAGGATGTGCTGGTGGTCGACATCGATCGGGGTCACCACCGCGACCTCGGCATCGGCGACATTGGTCGCATCCCAGCCTCCGCCGAGACCGACCTCGAGGATGATCACGTCCACCGGCGCATCGGCGAAGGCGGCGAAGGCCATGGCGGTGATCACCTCGAAGAAGGTCATCTGCGGCACCCCGTCGAGCTGCTGATCGTCGACCATTGCCACATACGGCTCGATGTCGGCCCAGATCTCGGCGAACCGCTGCTGACTGATCGGCCGCCCGTCGATGCTGATCCGCTCGGTGACATCGCGCAGGTGCGGACTGGAGAAGCGTCCGGTACGAAGACCGGTGGACCGCAGCAGGGCGTCGATCATGATCGCCGTCGACCCCTTGCCGTTGGTCCCGGTGAGGTGGATCACCGGTGCCGAGCGCTGCGGGTCGCCGAGCAGTTCGCACAGCGCCTGGATCCGGGCCAGGGACGGCGCCACCCGGTTCTCCGGCCAGCGGGACGTGAGGGCAGCGGTCAGTTCTTCGTGGGTCGTCATGATGTGGCCGATCCTATGCCGTGCGGCAACCGCGGCGGGGGCGTTGCCGTCCATAGCGGGACGCCGCTCTACGAATCAGGACATGGGTCGGCAACAGTCCCCTGCCGACATGCATCAAGCTTGGAGTAACACATGTAGCCGATCGCCGAATCCGTAGTGAGAAGTTCCTGCAGCTTCCCGCACCGCTCTGATCTCGTCGGCAGGGCCTTGAGCGGGATTGTGGCATCAAGGGCAGCGACATGAGCGGTTCCTAGAAACCCCACTCCTCAGCCTGGAGAGCTCCGGCATAGTTGCGGTCGTGGCGCTTTACGAACTCACTGGGGATCAAACGCTGTCGGAGGTCACCCCAACCACCTTCGCGGCTGCCGGGGTATGGGAACGCCGCGATCTGCAGGCAGCGCTACGAAAGAACATCGCCACCATCGATGCAGATCTAATGGTGGTAGCCGAAGAATTCGGAGAGTTCGAGGGCAGCGATCGCCGCATCGACCTGCTTTGCGTCGATCGTGAGGCTCGCCTTGTGGTGATCGAGTTGGAGCGCACCACCGACGGCGGTCATATGGAGCTTCAGGCCCTACGGTATGCAGCCATGGTCTCGTCGATGACCTTCGAGCAACTGGTGGACATCTATCAACGCTTCCTCACCAGACACTCCGGCCTTGAGGCGCGACCCGACGCACGCCAGGAACTGGCGGATTGGATCGACGAATCGGGCTCATCCGATTCCAGGGTGTAGTCGCGGTCTGAAGCCGCCGGTCTCGAGCAGGGACCTGGCGATGTAGTTGGTGAGGTTGCGGAACCCGAGGGCTGAGCCGCGGAGGTGCTCGAGCCGGCCGTTGATCGCCTCCGTAGGCCCCGTTGCTGGTGCCGGGGCGGTCGAAGTAGGCCAGCACGTCGGCGGCCCGCTTCTTCAACGTCCGGCCCAGCGTGATGACCTCGATCAGCGCGGCCGGGACGCCGTCGCTGACCGACTCGATCAGCTTGGTCATGAGCTCGCGGCCCTGGCGTCGGTCCTCGTGGCGGTAGGCCGCGATCATCCGCTGATAGATCCCCCAGGTCGCCTCGACCTGCACGTGCTCATCACCGGCGAACAGTGCCCGTAGTCGGCTGGCCTGCTTGTCAGTGAGCAGCCCAGCACCGGTGTGCAGCGTTCGCCGTGCGGAGTAGAGCGGTCCAACGCGTCGCCGGCCAACCGGACCACGTGGAAGGGATCCATGACCGCGACAGCGTCGGGGAGCTCCTCGGTGGTGGCGGTCTTGAAGCCGCTGAACCCGTCCATCGCGACGACTTCCACGCCGTCACGCCAGGTGTCGCTCCGGGTGGCGAGCCAGGTCTTGAACACCTGCTTCGAGCGACCCTCGACCATGTCCAGGAGCCGTGCCGGGCCGGTGCCATCACGGATCGGGGTGAGGTCGATGATCACGGTGACGTACTTGTCGCCACGCCTGGTGTGGCGCCACACGTGTTCATCGACGCCAACGACTCGGACACCCTCGAACCGTGCCGGGTCGTCGATCAGGACCCGCTTGCCCTCGGCCACGACGGCGTCGTTAGCGGTGTCCCAGGCAACCCCGAGACCCTCGGCGACCCGGGCGACGGTGAGGTGAGCGATCACGATCCCCTCAAGTGCCCACCGCAGCCCGCGACGCGAGAGCTTCGCCCGAGGTTCGGCCGCCCGGGAGGTGTCTTGGCGCCACACGTGCCCGCAGCCAGCGCATCGGTAGCGGCGGATGGTGAGCAGCAGC comes from the Naumannella halotolerans genome and includes:
- a CDS encoding CPBP family intramembrane glutamic endopeptidase yields the protein MTDKHWSPAEDPSTAAGHEHGRPGQPAPYGPPAGQPAPYGPPVGQPAPYGPPAGQPLPYGQPLPYGQPYGQPGIPGHPWAPPPRPKPPTLPVEPRDYYAFYRTPALKWWKALLALIVFGLFGLIASTGIGLIGIGIDIATGRTQLEDIATTMTPALFTANNLGLASLIGGAALVQFLFFGQGFGWLMSVDGKVRWGWLGRCFGLSLLAYAVLTVITYLLSPLPAFGNDPEFVAYLALMLLTTPIQAAGEEVAFRGLVPRAVAGLLPRVSSKVAMVIGWVVASVIFMLLHAAGDPYLNVYYFIFGMAMCVLTWQTGGLAAPIAIHAVNNVVSFLITIWAGEMNGIFDREAGSAQLIDVLPTTLVVLLLAGLMILWARRRGLATASAPAAAALAGRPGPAAPEPGQPIPDWSPGQVGAGPAPVPPPGAPSDPGSQATPRR
- the ndk gene encoding nucleoside-diphosphate kinase, whose product is MTQRTFVLIKPDAVKRGLVGEILGRYEAKGLGIEKLELRQVTGELADQHYAEHVERDFYPPLREFVTSGPSIAMVLSGDQAIEVVRLLNGATDGRAAAPGTIRGDLALSNRENLVHGSDSEESAAREIALWFGAEQS
- a CDS encoding DUF4233 domain-containing protein; the encoded protein is MKLQPGNPMQSVLLTVLAFEVIVYGLSIFVLDRIAGLPIALAAALGGGVALLALLAAATLRRGTVGYVLGWLTQIVSIGLGFAQPAIWVMVALFGGLWVLCLILGRRLERNARDAV
- a CDS encoding bifunctional folylpolyglutamate synthase/dihydrofolate synthase translates to MTTHEELTAALTSRWPENRVAPSLARIQALCELLGDPQRSAPVIHLTGTNGKGSTAIMIDALLRSTGLRTGRFSSPHLRDVTERISIDGRPISQQRFAEIWADIEPYVAMVDDQQLDGVPQMTFFEVITAMAFAAFADAPVDVIILEVGLGGGWDATNVADAEVAVVTPIDVDHQHILGSTVTEIAKEKAGIIKPGSTAVLAGQQKAAATVLLERCAEVGAPALREGIDFGVLDRQVAVGGQVVRLNEPQGVIGDLFVPAYGAHQAANAALALAAVQTFLGGKELSEQTISDGFAEVAVPARLELVRQSPSIVLDAAHNEHGAKALAAGLAESFALDPLVGVIAVMRDKDAEAILRELEPQLNEVVLTQAASTDRALPASELAEIAEGIFGANRVTVQPRMDLAIEQAVNLAESSNTTGELAQAGVLITGSVIAVGEARTLLVDEEPNTTEVVADDDEDDAEIIDAELVED